The nucleotide sequence TTAACGAACATACTAGGAGGAACTAACAATGGCTATTTTTGACAAAATGGAACAACACGATTATGAGCAATTGGTTTTCTGCCAAGACAAAACTTCAGGACTTAAAGCAATTATCTGCATCCACGATACAACTCTTGGGCCAGCACTAGGCGGCACGCGCATGTGGAACTATGCAACAGAAGAAGAAGCGATTGAAGATGCGATCCGTTTGGGGCGCGGCATGACTTACAAAAATGCGGCAGCCGGCTTAAACCTTGGCGGCGGCAAAACCGTTATCATCGGAGATCCGTTGAAAGACAAAAACGAAGAGATGTTCCGCGCTTTCGGCCGCTTTGTCCAAGGCTTGAACGGCCGTTACATCACAGCTGAAGACGTAGGCACTACAGTTGCTGACATGGACTTGATCCGTGAAGAAACTGATTTTGTCACTGGCGTTTCGCCGGCATTCGGTTCTTCAGGAAATCCATCTCCGGTAACAGCTTACGGCGTCTATAAAGGAATGAAAGCTGGCGCTTTGGAAGCATTCGGCGACGATTCACTTGAAGGCAAAACAGTAACAGTTCAAGGCGTCGGGAACGTAGCTTACACACTTTGCAAACACCTTCACGAAGAAGGCGCAAAATTAATCGTATCAGACATTAACGAAGAAGCTGTCCAGCGCGCAGTAAATGATTTCGGTGCTGTAGCTGTAGCACCAAATGATATCTACTCACAAGAAGCTGACATTTTTGCACCATGCGCAATGGGCGCCATTATCAACGACGACACAATTCCTCAACTAAAAGTGAAATTGGTAGCTGGTTCTGCCAACAACCAGTTGAAAGAAGAACGCCACGGCGACGAATTGGAAGCACGCGGCATCGTCTACACACCTGACTTCGTCATCAACTCAGGCGGCGTAATTAACGTGGCTGACGAATTATACGGATACAACGAAGAACGTGCATTGAAACGCGTCGGCACAATCTACGACAGCATTTCAAAAATCTTTGAAATCTCAAAACGCGACGGAATCCCAAGCTACAAAGCAGCAGACCGTTTGGCTGAAGAACGCATCGAACGCGTTGCCAAATCAAGAAGCTCATTCCTGCGCAACGAACACAACATCATCAGCAGAAGATAGTCTAGAAAAGCGGAGTCGCCTGTCCAGTCCCGACAGGCGCTGGAGGGCTTGAAGGGAATGGCGTACCTTTGCCATTGCCGGCAAGACCGAAGCGACCCGAGGGACTAGGCGACGGAGCTGGACAACACGAAAAGCGGAAGCGCCTGTTCAGCTCCGACAGGCTTAAGGCAGAACACACAGGAAATCCTGATTTCCGTAGTGGGCTGACTTAAGTCCCCGAGGAGCTAGGCGCTGCAGCTAGACAAGAAAAGCGGAAGCGCCTGTTCAACTCTGAAAGGCATAAGCCAGACCAGCGAAGTGGCGCTTTTTGCCACACAGCTGGGCTGGCTTATGACCCGAAGAGCTAGGCGCTGCAGCTAGACAAGAAAAGCGGAAAGAGCCGTTCAGCTTCGAAAGGCATAAGACAATTCGGCGAAGCGGCGCTCTTTGCCGCACAGCCGGAGTGGCTTATGACCCGAGAAGCTGGCTCTTGCAGCTGGACAAGAAAAGCGGAGTCGCCTCAAAAACAGGCATTCCGCTCAACATAAAAGAAAGCAGAAAGAGCCGGGAAACTGGCTTTTTCCGCTGAAAATGGAAAAAAGAACGGAGGGTTCGCTGTGCAAGAACAGCTGCATCGTATTTTGGTCATCAACCCGGGTTCCACATCGACTAAGATCGGCGTTTTTGACAACGAAATCCTGATCATGGAACGGACGATTCACCATTCGGCCGAGGCTTTGGCTGAATTTCCGACGATTC is from Planococcus liqunii and encodes:
- a CDS encoding Leu/Phe/Val dehydrogenase; the protein is MAIFDKMEQHDYEQLVFCQDKTSGLKAIICIHDTTLGPALGGTRMWNYATEEEAIEDAIRLGRGMTYKNAAAGLNLGGGKTVIIGDPLKDKNEEMFRAFGRFVQGLNGRYITAEDVGTTVADMDLIREETDFVTGVSPAFGSSGNPSPVTAYGVYKGMKAGALEAFGDDSLEGKTVTVQGVGNVAYTLCKHLHEEGAKLIVSDINEEAVQRAVNDFGAVAVAPNDIYSQEADIFAPCAMGAIINDDTIPQLKVKLVAGSANNQLKEERHGDELEARGIVYTPDFVINSGGVINVADELYGYNEERALKRVGTIYDSISKIFEISKRDGIPSYKAADRLAEERIERVAKSRSSFLRNEHNIISRR